The following are from one region of the Methanomassiliicoccales archaeon LGM-DZ1 genome:
- a CDS encoding desulfoferrodoxin family protein: MLVKVGKSAAHPMEEDHYIVFIAIEADGIYMRKNLKPGDKPEAFFPTDAKDVVAYEYCNKHGLWTYKE; encoded by the coding sequence ATCCTCGTCAAGGTCGGCAAATCCGCCGCCCACCCCATGGAAGAGGACCACTACATCGTGTTCATCGCTATCGAGGCCGACGGCATCTATATGAGGAAGAACCTCAAGCCCGGGGACAAGCCCGAGGCGTTCTTCCCGACCGATGCCAAGGACGTCGTCGCGTACGAGTACTGCAACAAGCACGGCCTCTGGACTTATAAGGAGTGA
- a CDS encoding phosphoribosylaminoimidazolesuccinocarboxamide synthase — MKKIMTGKVKEVYEIDDDTLEFAYTDHISVFDKIIPSMVPHKGETLCRTAKYWFKVLNDNGIYNHYISEPAKDRMDVKRVRVIRDYSQINNKTTNYLIPLEIICRHYAAGSLMDRVKAGKIKAEDLGFPKGHEVKYGEKLPQPYVEATTKLEATDRNLTTAEAKKIAGLTDSEYDEIVATTLKIDEIIAKEAAKRGLIHCDGKKEYGYDKDRKLMVVDTFGTLDEDRWWDADEYAKGNIVELSKEFVRQYYRETGYHKALYDAREKGLPEPDIPALPQEIIDRVSKLYVDMYERITGEKF, encoded by the coding sequence ATGAAGAAGATCATGACCGGCAAGGTCAAAGAGGTCTACGAGATCGACGACGATACCCTGGAGTTCGCCTATACCGACCACATTTCCGTTTTCGATAAGATCATACCTTCTATGGTCCCCCACAAAGGCGAGACCCTGTGCCGCACCGCGAAGTACTGGTTCAAGGTCCTCAACGACAACGGGATCTACAACCACTACATCTCCGAGCCTGCCAAGGACAGGATGGATGTCAAGCGCGTCCGCGTCATCAGGGACTACTCCCAGATCAACAACAAGACCACCAACTACCTCATCCCCCTGGAGATCATCTGCAGGCATTATGCCGCCGGTTCGCTGATGGACCGCGTCAAAGCAGGGAAGATCAAGGCCGAGGACCTCGGGTTCCCCAAGGGCCATGAGGTGAAGTACGGCGAGAAGCTCCCCCAGCCCTACGTGGAGGCGACCACCAAACTGGAGGCCACCGACAGGAACCTCACGACGGCCGAAGCGAAGAAGATCGCCGGCCTGACCGACAGCGAATACGACGAGATCGTCGCCACCACCCTGAAGATCGATGAGATCATCGCGAAAGAGGCCGCCAAGAGGGGGCTCATCCACTGCGACGGCAAGAAAGAGTACGGCTACGACAAGGACAGGAAGCTCATGGTCGTGGACACCTTCGGTACTCTCGACGAGGACCGCTGGTGGGACGCCGACGAGTACGCCAAGGGCAACATCGTCGAGCTCTCCAAGGAATTCGTCAGGCAGTACTACCGCGAGACCGGCTACCACAAGGCGCTCTACGACGCCCGCGAGAAGGGCCTTCCGGAGCCTGACATACCTGCTCTCCCCCAGGAGATCATCGACCGCGTGAGCAAGCTCTACGTCGACATGTACGAGCGCATCACCGGCGAGAAGTTCTGA
- a CDS encoding 2-isopropylmalate synthase has translation MVSEDMFAVSQYNQLALSGVGPIKDVKIFDTTLRDGEQAPGIALNPDDKVRIAQALDDLGTDIIEAGFAASSDIERDILKQIGKLGLNARVCSLARCVKKDIDAVIDSDLDYVHTFIATSDLHMKYKLKMTPEEVKAKAVETVEYAREHGLDVMFSCEDATRTRMDFMKDILLAVQDAGAESANIPDTVGVIIPKAYGAMIKELHSALKIPISVHCHNDMGLALANSLAAVENGATIVQGCLNGIGERTGNVALEEVAVNLYANYGVKTYDLSKIASTCALVERITGFSLAANKPIVGYNAFAHESGIHVHGVMANSLTYEPFKPEVVGAKRHIIVGKLSGSHAVEGKLEEMNIKFPQEHMPELMEAVKRMSMTGKIVTDAELEAIAEDIMWKKSVEKRECVLDELTVVTGRTTTPTATVKITRTDGKSVTVAETGVGPVNAAVNAIRKAINPKMTMEEYKLSAITGKSDSMCQVAVTMKNVQNDGEMSFGRAVGTDIVETSVDATMAAINRDFSRVKRKKEC, from the coding sequence GTGGTATCGGAAGACATGTTCGCGGTCAGCCAGTACAACCAGCTTGCGCTCTCTGGTGTGGGGCCCATCAAAGATGTGAAGATCTTCGATACCACGCTGAGGGACGGCGAGCAGGCTCCGGGCATCGCTCTGAACCCGGACGACAAAGTGCGCATCGCGCAGGCCCTCGACGACCTCGGGACGGATATCATCGAGGCGGGCTTCGCCGCCTCCTCGGACATCGAGAGGGACATCCTGAAGCAGATCGGGAAGCTGGGCCTGAACGCCCGCGTCTGCAGCCTGGCCCGCTGCGTGAAGAAGGACATAGACGCGGTCATCGATTCCGACCTGGACTATGTCCACACGTTCATAGCCACCTCGGACCTGCACATGAAGTACAAGCTCAAGATGACCCCCGAGGAGGTCAAGGCCAAGGCCGTCGAGACCGTGGAATACGCCCGGGAGCACGGACTGGACGTCATGTTCTCCTGCGAGGATGCGACCCGCACCAGGATGGACTTCATGAAGGACATCCTGCTGGCCGTCCAGGATGCCGGGGCGGAGAGCGCGAACATACCCGACACCGTCGGCGTCATCATACCGAAGGCGTACGGGGCCATGATCAAGGAGCTGCACTCGGCCCTGAAGATTCCCATCTCCGTGCACTGCCACAACGACATGGGCCTGGCCCTGGCCAACTCCCTGGCCGCCGTGGAGAACGGCGCCACCATCGTCCAGGGCTGCCTGAACGGGATCGGAGAGAGGACCGGGAACGTCGCCCTCGAGGAGGTCGCCGTCAACCTGTACGCCAATTACGGTGTGAAGACCTACGACCTCTCCAAGATCGCGTCCACCTGCGCCCTGGTGGAGAGGATCACCGGGTTCAGCCTGGCCGCCAACAAGCCGATCGTCGGCTACAACGCGTTCGCGCACGAGTCCGGCATCCATGTGCACGGCGTCATGGCCAACTCCCTGACCTACGAGCCCTTCAAGCCCGAGGTCGTGGGCGCGAAGAGGCACATAATCGTCGGCAAGCTGTCCGGCTCGCATGCGGTGGAGGGCAAGCTGGAGGAGATGAACATAAAGTTCCCCCAGGAGCACATGCCCGAGCTGATGGAGGCCGTCAAGCGCATGTCGATGACCGGCAAGATCGTCACCGACGCGGAGCTGGAGGCCATCGCCGAGGACATCATGTGGAAGAAATCGGTCGAGAAGCGCGAGTGCGTCCTCGACGAGCTGACCGTGGTCACCGGCAGGACCACCACCCCCACCGCCACCGTGAAGATCACCCGCACCGACGGAAAATCGGTGACCGTGGCCGAGACCGGCGTCGGCCCCGTCAACGCGGCCGTCAACGCCATCAGGAAGGCCATCAACCCCAAGATGACGATGGAGGAGTACAAGCTCTCCGCCATCACTGGCAAGTCGGACTCGATGTGCCAGGTGGCGGTGACCATGAAGAACGTCCAGAACGACGGGGAGATGTCGTTCGGGAGGGCCGTCGGGACGGACATCGTGGAGACCTCGGTGGACGCCACCATGGCGGCCATCAACCGCGACTTCTCCCGCGTCAAACGCAAGAAGGAATGCTGA
- a CDS encoding pyridoxamine 5'-phosphate oxidase family protein — translation MELQHDKPMRRADREVPAADAERILAGASFGVLSVATPDGWPYSTAVNHVYRDGRIYFHHTNSEDSLLNACLRDGARVCFTVVSRSHVVPEKYTDRYESAVAFGTVRRCPDQHEGWMAICKGLSPGCGDTWERQAESGSRRAWVWEIDIEHLTGKANPVRE, via the coding sequence ATGGAACTTCAGCATGACAAGCCGATGAGAAGGGCCGACAGGGAGGTCCCGGCGGCCGATGCCGAGAGAATCCTGGCCGGAGCCTCCTTCGGGGTACTGTCGGTGGCGACCCCGGACGGCTGGCCGTACAGCACCGCCGTCAACCACGTTTACAGGGACGGCAGGATATACTTCCATCATACAAACTCGGAGGACAGCCTCCTCAACGCCTGCCTCAGGGACGGGGCCAGGGTCTGCTTCACTGTTGTATCGAGGTCGCATGTGGTCCCTGAGAAGTACACTGACCGCTACGAGAGCGCGGTGGCGTTCGGCACCGTCCGCAGATGCCCCGACCAGCACGAAGGATGGATGGCCATCTGCAAAGGGCTGTCCCCCGGGTGCGGGGACACGTGGGAACGGCAGGCAGAATCTGGGAGCAGACGCGCCTGGGTCTGGGAGATCGACATCGAGCACCTGACCGGCAAGGCCAATCCCGTGAGGGAATGA
- a CDS encoding HesA/MoeB/ThiF family protein — translation MNGRYSRQLPLLGEEGQEKLAHSKVGVAGCGGLGTSAVTALASAGVGELVLADPDTPEISNLNRQFVYREDSDRPKAELLREWALSVNPHIRVSAYVREIDSSSAGMVFEGCDVVLDCLDSISSRRELNRWCVSNRKILVHAGISGMQGQLTVVVPGRTPCLECLYGRVKEADRPTPSMGAAVMHFGSAEALQAIMVLTGVGDPLIGRMLTSDLSVPSYEVLDVCSDPGCPVCGSLRRRK, via the coding sequence ATGAACGGGCGCTACAGCCGCCAGCTGCCCCTTCTGGGAGAGGAAGGGCAGGAGAAGCTGGCACATTCGAAGGTCGGTGTCGCCGGGTGCGGCGGCCTCGGGACTTCCGCTGTCACCGCCCTGGCATCCGCCGGCGTGGGGGAACTGGTCCTGGCCGATCCGGACACGCCGGAGATCTCCAACCTCAACCGCCAGTTCGTATACCGCGAGGACTCGGACCGGCCGAAGGCGGAGCTCCTGAGGGAGTGGGCGCTGTCTGTCAATCCTCACATCAGGGTGTCCGCATATGTCAGGGAGATCGACAGCAGCAGCGCCGGCATGGTGTTCGAGGGATGCGACGTGGTGCTAGACTGCCTCGACAGCATCTCGTCCCGCAGGGAGCTCAACAGGTGGTGCGTGAGTAACAGGAAAATCCTGGTGCATGCCGGTATCTCCGGGATGCAGGGGCAGCTGACCGTGGTGGTCCCCGGGAGGACCCCTTGCCTCGAATGCCTCTACGGGCGCGTGAAGGAAGCGGACAGACCGACCCCGTCGATGGGGGCGGCCGTGATGCATTTCGGTTCGGCCGAGGCTCTGCAGGCGATCATGGTTCTGACCGGCGTCGGAGACCCACTTATCGGGAGGATGCTTACCTCCGACCTTTCCGTTCCTTCCTATGAGGTGCTGGACGTCTGCAGCGATCCCGGCTGCCCTGTCTGCGGGAGTCTGCGCCGCCGCAAATAA
- a CDS encoding nicotinamide-nucleotide adenylyltransferase codes for MTDGFEKYSLVMGRFQPLHLGHMEVIRRVAAVSDHVTVGIGSAQYSHRPDNPFTAGERYLMIERALAAEGITNCSVVPVEDLNRYSVWVSHVVSMCPPFRTVYSNNPLTRRLFEEAGYRVERSPLYNRRDYSGKEVRRRMASGGDWRSLVPGAVAEVIDEIDGAGRVRDIGMDDEA; via the coding sequence ATGACAGACGGATTCGAGAAGTACTCGCTGGTCATGGGGCGCTTCCAGCCCCTGCACCTGGGACATATGGAGGTCATCCGCAGGGTCGCCGCCGTCTCCGACCATGTGACCGTCGGCATAGGCAGCGCCCAGTACTCCCACCGTCCGGACAACCCTTTCACCGCAGGGGAGCGCTACCTCATGATCGAGAGGGCCCTGGCCGCCGAGGGGATCACCAACTGCTCGGTCGTCCCGGTGGAGGACCTCAACAGGTACTCCGTCTGGGTCTCTCACGTTGTCTCCATGTGCCCTCCCTTTAGGACGGTGTACTCCAATAATCCCCTGACCCGCCGCCTCTTCGAGGAGGCCGGGTACAGGGTCGAGCGCTCGCCGCTCTACAACCGCAGGGATTATTCGGGGAAGGAGGTCCGCAGGAGGATGGCCTCCGGAGGGGACTGGAGGTCCCTGGTCCCCGGTGCGGTGGCCGAGGTCATCGATGAGATCGACGGTGCCGGCAGGGTCCGCGACATCGGCATGGACGACGAGGCATGA
- a CDS encoding NAD(P)-dependent glycerol-1-phosphate dehydrogenase, whose product MNFPRTTVFGHGVLKQTAEICDSLLFGEDGIIITGRKTYEAAGKMVEDIVSEKYNAIPVFTGGCDRESVDAAEKAAKEARASFILAVGGGSKIDTAKMISKDLGIPFVSIPTSIAHDGVCSDRASMKDETGNPLTVRAEPPMAVIADTEVLVKAPYRYLASGCADVISNKTALNDWNLARKIKDEEFSNSAYTIADYAAESIIRDSDRIKPGLEESVWLVLKPIIASGVSMCIAGTSRPTSGSEHMFSHAVDLLFPGRALHGEQTGVGCIMMTYLQGGDWKRIRDALANIGAPTTAAGIGLTPEECVEALVKANKVRKDRYTILGENGLTRNAAYNLAKSTGVI is encoded by the coding sequence ATGAACTTCCCCAGGACGACCGTCTTCGGCCACGGGGTCCTCAAACAGACTGCTGAGATCTGCGATTCCCTTCTCTTCGGGGAGGACGGCATCATCATCACCGGCAGGAAGACCTACGAGGCGGCCGGGAAGATGGTGGAGGACATCGTCTCCGAGAAGTACAACGCCATCCCCGTCTTCACCGGCGGATGCGACAGGGAGAGCGTAGATGCCGCAGAGAAGGCCGCCAAGGAGGCCAGGGCATCGTTCATCCTCGCGGTCGGCGGCGGCAGCAAGATCGACACCGCCAAGATGATCTCGAAGGACCTCGGCATACCGTTCGTGAGCATACCCACATCGATAGCCCATGACGGCGTGTGCTCGGACCGCGCCTCCATGAAGGACGAGACCGGGAACCCCCTCACCGTGAGGGCAGAGCCCCCGATGGCGGTCATAGCCGACACCGAGGTCCTGGTGAAGGCCCCCTACAGGTACCTGGCATCCGGGTGCGCGGACGTGATATCAAACAAGACCGCGCTGAACGACTGGAACCTCGCCAGGAAGATAAAGGACGAGGAGTTCAGCAATTCCGCGTACACCATCGCGGACTACGCGGCGGAATCCATAATCCGGGATTCGGACAGGATAAAACCGGGGCTGGAGGAGAGCGTCTGGCTCGTCCTCAAGCCCATCATCGCCTCCGGGGTGTCCATGTGCATAGCCGGGACGTCCCGGCCGACTAGCGGCTCGGAGCACATGTTCTCGCATGCGGTGGACCTCCTCTTCCCGGGAAGGGCGCTCCACGGGGAGCAGACCGGCGTCGGCTGCATAATGATGACCTACCTCCAGGGAGGAGACTGGAAGCGCATCAGGGACGCCCTGGCCAACATCGGAGCCCCCACCACCGCCGCCGGCATCGGGCTGACGCCCGAGGAGTGCGTGGAAGCGTTGGTGAAGGCCAACAAGGTGAGGAAGGACAGGTACACCATACTGGGCGAGAACGGACTTACGCGCAACGCCGCCTACAACCTGGCCAAATCGACCGGAGTGATCTGA
- a CDS encoding 3-isopropylmalate dehydratase large subunit — MGKTIAEKILSAHAHTDAKAGQIVVADVDYVMVNDVTGPIAFRKFEEIDAARAPSEKKMFKDRMVLIPDHYVPNKDIPSAIQAKEMRDFAAKYDLPNYFEICEGGICHQLMVEKGFAAPGRLIVGADSHTCTYGAVNALSTGIGSTEAGVVFATGKLWFKVPESIKVELTGKFRKNVGGKDLILKIISDIGVDGAAYKALEFCGPGVAEMSVPDRLAVSNMAIEAGGKAGIFPCDDRTREYIKNDVRGTYEAVDADPDAVYCRTLKYDLSELESMVAFPHLPENGHLVKDVDVKIDQAYLGSCTNGRIEDMRAAAEILRGRHVAKGVRMIVVPATQRVYRQMLEEHLTEVFIDAGAYVSGPTCGACLGGYMGILAPGERAVSSTNRNFIGRMGDKASEVYLAGPEVVAASAVAGKIVTPDQLEVSQ; from the coding sequence ATGGGAAAGACAATCGCAGAGAAGATCCTGTCCGCCCACGCCCATACGGACGCGAAGGCCGGGCAGATCGTGGTGGCCGACGTCGATTACGTGATGGTGAACGACGTCACCGGCCCCATAGCTTTCAGGAAGTTCGAGGAGATCGACGCCGCCAGGGCGCCGTCGGAGAAGAAGATGTTCAAGGACCGCATGGTCCTCATCCCCGACCACTACGTTCCCAACAAGGACATCCCCTCCGCCATCCAGGCGAAGGAGATGAGGGACTTCGCGGCCAAGTACGACCTCCCCAACTACTTCGAGATCTGCGAGGGCGGCATCTGCCACCAGCTGATGGTCGAGAAGGGCTTCGCGGCCCCCGGCAGGCTGATCGTCGGCGCCGATTCCCATACCTGCACCTACGGGGCGGTCAACGCCCTGTCCACCGGGATCGGGTCCACCGAGGCCGGAGTGGTCTTCGCCACCGGCAAGCTGTGGTTCAAGGTGCCGGAGTCCATCAAAGTGGAGCTTACCGGCAAGTTCAGGAAGAACGTCGGCGGCAAGGACCTGATCCTCAAGATCATCTCCGATATCGGCGTGGACGGCGCCGCCTACAAGGCGCTCGAGTTCTGCGGCCCCGGGGTCGCCGAGATGAGCGTGCCCGACAGGCTGGCCGTCTCCAACATGGCCATCGAGGCCGGCGGGAAAGCAGGGATATTCCCCTGCGACGACCGCACCCGCGAATACATCAAGAACGATGTGCGCGGGACCTACGAGGCCGTCGATGCCGACCCGGACGCGGTCTACTGCCGCACCCTGAAGTACGACCTCTCCGAACTGGAGAGCATGGTGGCCTTCCCGCATCTGCCCGAGAACGGGCACCTGGTAAAGGACGTCGACGTGAAGATCGACCAGGCCTACCTCGGGAGCTGCACCAACGGCAGGATCGAGGACATGCGCGCCGCGGCGGAGATCCTCAGGGGCAGGCACGTCGCGAAAGGCGTCCGCATGATCGTCGTCCCGGCCACCCAGCGCGTCTACAGGCAGATGCTGGAGGAGCACCTGACCGAGGTCTTCATCGATGCCGGGGCATACGTATCCGGTCCCACCTGCGGGGCCTGCCTCGGCGGGTACATGGGCATCCTTGCGCCCGGCGAGAGGGCGGTGTCCAGCACCAACAGGAACTTCATCGGCAGGATGGGCGACAAGGCATCGGAAGTGTACCTGGCCGGGCCTGAAGTGGTCGCGGCCTCGGCCGTGGCCGGGAAGATCGTCACCCCCGATCAGCTGGAGGTTTCGCAATGA
- a CDS encoding UPF0179 family protein, translating to MILLTLIGKERAEAGRRFVYIGPEPECSECKVRDICLNLEKGSEYMVRKPRRPVHECALTGEQMQVVEVEKVSREGSVDTKLALEGATVQFKAAACGQTGCPHYLQCNPPGIEDGTKVTIERTEGKADCPVGLNRTFAVLK from the coding sequence ATGATACTGTTGACGCTGATCGGCAAGGAGAGGGCAGAGGCCGGCAGGCGCTTCGTCTACATCGGCCCCGAACCTGAGTGCAGCGAATGCAAGGTCAGGGACATCTGCCTTAACCTGGAGAAAGGCTCCGAGTACATGGTCAGGAAGCCCAGGCGCCCGGTGCACGAATGCGCCCTCACCGGGGAGCAGATGCAGGTCGTAGAGGTGGAGAAGGTCTCCAGGGAAGGGTCCGTGGACACCAAGCTGGCACTCGAAGGCGCCACCGTCCAGTTCAAGGCCGCCGCCTGCGGGCAGACCGGATGCCCGCATTACCTCCAATGCAACCCGCCCGGGATCGAGGACGGGACCAAGGTGACCATTGAAAGGACGGAGGGCAAGGCAGACTGCCCTGTCGGTCTGAACCGCACGTTCGCCGTCCTGAAATGA
- a CDS encoding CinA family protein, which translates to MAEDAVSRLAAVCREKGLRVSAAESCTGGLIGAEITDVPGSSSFFLGSAVVYSNTAKEDILKVPRGILFEFGAVSEQTALCMARGSLALYRSDAAVAVTGIAGPGGATDTKPVGTVCIAAVSGSSHKAVTFHFKGDREDVRRQSAEAALTMLSEICEGRP; encoded by the coding sequence ATGGCCGAGGATGCTGTCAGCAGGCTGGCGGCCGTCTGCCGCGAGAAGGGGCTCAGGGTCTCCGCGGCGGAATCCTGCACCGGCGGCCTCATCGGCGCCGAGATCACTGACGTGCCTGGGAGCTCATCGTTCTTCCTTGGCTCGGCCGTCGTCTACTCGAACACCGCCAAGGAGGACATCCTGAAGGTGCCCCGCGGGATCCTCTTCGAGTTCGGGGCGGTGAGCGAGCAGACCGCATTGTGCATGGCGCGCGGCTCCCTGGCACTGTACAGGTCCGACGCCGCGGTGGCGGTCACCGGCATCGCGGGCCCCGGAGGGGCTACCGACACCAAGCCTGTCGGCACCGTCTGCATCGCGGCCGTATCCGGCAGTTCGCACAAGGCCGTGACCTTCCATTTCAAAGGGGACCGCGAAGATGTCCGCCGGCAGTCCGCCGAAGCGGCCCTGACCATGCTCTCAGAGATCTGCGAAGGCCGCCCATGA
- a CDS encoding flavodoxin family protein, with product MRALVLCGSGRRDGFTSAMCSGAEDALREAGWEAEVIHPSELAISHCDSCGGCFGGEGCTKRDGMDAVYEAFSEVDLLILSSPVHFSGPSSAIKIALDRFDWIWHMHGFRHPALAAGLVCGGSDVPSFRCVLSVFRSFAAATGSEWAGDLCLGGTDRGDREYFRRRSGEFTQELLERAGGRR from the coding sequence ATGCGCGCGCTCGTGCTCTGCGGAAGCGGCAGAAGGGACGGTTTCACCTCCGCCATGTGCTCCGGGGCAGAGGATGCGCTCAGGGAGGCCGGGTGGGAGGCCGAGGTCATCCATCCGTCCGAGCTGGCGATATCCCACTGCGATTCGTGCGGCGGGTGCTTCGGCGGAGAGGGATGCACGAAGAGGGACGGCATGGACGCCGTCTATGAAGCCTTCTCGGAGGTGGACCTCCTGATCCTGTCGTCCCCGGTGCATTTCAGCGGCCCGTCCTCGGCCATTAAAATAGCATTGGACCGCTTCGACTGGATCTGGCACATGCACGGGTTCCGCCATCCGGCCCTCGCCGCCGGGCTGGTTTGCGGCGGATCCGACGTCCCGTCGTTCAGATGCGTGCTGTCGGTGTTCAGGTCGTTCGCCGCCGCGACCGGCTCGGAATGGGCCGGCGACCTGTGCCTCGGGGGCACCGACCGCGGGGACAGGGAGTACTTCCGCAGACGCTCGGGGGAGTTCACCCAAGAGCTTCTGGAACGGGCGGGAGGACGTCGGTGA